The proteins below come from a single Papaver somniferum cultivar HN1 chromosome 11, ASM357369v1, whole genome shotgun sequence genomic window:
- the LOC113325204 gene encoding prostatic spermine-binding protein-like: MAPIRSAKKMKDKVEVMITPPSKLPLHDKYLNAGPLRGRKPGEVTFSINEPRDNDDESSESSRSSSPVISAEGTNEEEDEIQQEPHVQGDEEEEQSDGDGNGDGGDDGNGSEEEEEEEGDGDGNGDGEDDGNGSEEEEEEDEGNNGCDEKDDDDDGDKDNQSKDDVDKDDEGDEGDDGGNKVGEEIEQPKTKKRVKKDETNIAPSARHIPPEDL; this comes from the exons ATGGCTCCAATTAGAAG TGCCAAGAAGATGAAAGACAAGGTTGAAGTGATGATAACTCCTCCTTCAAAACTTCCCCTCCACGATAAATACTTAAATGCCGGTCCATTACGTGGAAGAAAGCCGGGTGAGGTAACCTTTTCTATCAACGAACCAAGAGACAACGATGATGAGTCGTCTGAATCTTCACGTTCATCCTCTCCTGTTATTTCTGCGGAAGGTAccaatgaggaagaagatgagataCAACAAGAACCTCACGTACAAGGTgacgaagaggaagaacagagtgatggtgatggtaatggtgatggGGGGGATGACGGTAATGGTAgtgaagaggaggaggaagaagagggtgatggtgatggtaatggtgatggGGAGGATGACGGTAATGGTAgtgaagaggaggaggaagaggatgaaggaaataatggtTGCGATGagaaggatgatgatgatgatggtgataagGATAATCAAAGTAAAGATGATGTTGATAAAGATGATGAGGGGGAtgaaggtgatgatggtggtaatAAGGTGGGTGAAGAGATTGAGCAGCCGAAGACTAAGAAGAGGGTAAAGAAGGATGAAACAAATATTGCACCTAGCGCGAGACATATTCCCCCAGAAGATTTGTAG